From one Odontesthes bonariensis isolate fOdoBon6 chromosome 14, fOdoBon6.hap1, whole genome shotgun sequence genomic stretch:
- the mul2 gene encoding mitochondrial ubiquitin ligase activator of nfkb 1-A, whose product MDGFTVTFTEAVCLGASFALSGIFYYLHKKSRTTVDKLDNAPHFAIDGKLKDLLKVTPGACLRYAVIEGTVTPVGEHLSSHFNKEIFGVLQKFTLKEHRLVWSSISRTWLDTERVLHERVNAVPFSLAGLDETTVKVVSPLQASGNHTEITNEKFHQANFGFGQLVGQYLSGEKPKGLLEIEEMLKVGTSITGVGELILDTDGTLSLRPPSDSSQYFLSMAGFETLRRENDNIAAWWKVLAVASALTGAAVFFWASLRYYRQLKVRWEREKENREFARRQTDALRLPATEAPQDGADNHTGNVCVICLSQPRDCILLDCGHVCCCHNCFQALHQRKCPICRQDVVRVLPFYQP is encoded by the exons ATGGATGGATTCACTGTGACGTTTACGGAGGCAGTGTGTCTTGGGGCCAGCTTTGCCTTGTCAGGCATCTTCTACTATTTGCATAAGAAAAGCCGAACGACAGTTGATAAACTTGAt AATGCTCCACACTTCGCCATAGATGGAAAACTCAAAGACCTTTTGAAAGTTACTCCAGGAGCGTGTCTGCGATATGCCGTCATTGAAG GTACTGTGACACCAGTGGGTGAGCATCTGTCGAGTCACTTCAACAAAGAAATTTTTGGCGTGTTACAAAAATTCACGTTGAAGGAACACAGGCTGGTGTGGAGCAGCATTTCACGCACATG GTTGGACACTGAGCGAGTTTTGCATGAAAGAGTGAACGCGGTGCCCTTTTCGTTGGCTGGATTGGATGAGACCACAGTCAAAGTCGTGTCCCCTCTACAAGCCTCTGGAAATCACACAGAGATCACCAATGAGAAATTTCATCAGGCTAATTTTGGTTTTGGACAGCTTGTAGGACAATACCTCAGCGGGGAGAAGCCTAAAGGTCTCCTGGAGATCGAGGAAATGCTCAAA GTGGGAACAAGTATTACGGGGGTTGGCGAGTTGATACTGGACACGGATGGCACTCTGAGTCTTCGACCCCCTTCTGATAGCTCCCAGTACTTCTTGAGCATGGCAGGATTTGAAACCCTGCGAAGAGAGAATGACAACATTGCTGCTTGGTGGAAAGTGCTGGCTGTTGCCTCTGCTTTGACAGGGGCAGCGGTCTTCTTCTGGGCCAGCCTACGCTACTACCGTCAGCTTAAAGTACGCTgggagcgggagaaggaaaacaGGGAATTTGCGAGACGGCAGACCGACGCCTTAAGACTGCCCGCTACTGAGGCCCCTCAAGACGGGGCAGACAATCACACGGGGAACGTTTGTGTGATTTGTCTCAGTCAACCACGAGACTGTATCCTGTTGGATTGTGGGCACGTGTGTTGCTGCCACAACTGCTTCCAGGCCCTGCACCAACGGAAATGCCCCATCTGCagacaggatgttgtcagagtGCTG